In Horticoccus luteus, the following proteins share a genomic window:
- a CDS encoding DUF2959 domain-containing protein: MKSVSAWCAIALLLAAAYGCSSTYYNAMEKFGFAKRDILVDRVDATRDAQAKAKEQFSSALEHFIAVTHADGGDLQRKYDDLNREYIRSEDRAKDVRNRIAAVDDVADALFSEWKSELKEYSNASLRSQSQRQLDETRRRYEELMRLMRRAADRMDPVLATFHDQVLFLKHNLNARAIASLDTTRSTLEADVTRLIADMEASIREAETFIQSLKAP, encoded by the coding sequence ATGAAATCCGTCTCGGCCTGGTGTGCCATCGCCCTGCTCCTTGCCGCGGCCTACGGCTGCTCCTCCACTTACTACAACGCGATGGAGAAGTTCGGCTTCGCCAAACGCGACATCCTCGTCGATCGCGTCGATGCCACCCGCGACGCGCAAGCGAAGGCCAAGGAACAGTTTTCCAGCGCGCTCGAACACTTCATCGCCGTTACGCACGCCGACGGCGGCGACCTCCAGCGCAAATACGACGACCTCAATCGCGAATACATCCGCAGCGAAGACCGCGCCAAGGACGTGCGCAACCGCATCGCCGCCGTGGACGATGTCGCCGACGCGTTGTTCAGCGAATGGAAGTCCGAGTTGAAGGAATACTCCAACGCCTCCCTCCGCTCCCAAAGCCAGCGCCAACTCGACGAGACCCGCCGCCGCTACGAAGAACTCATGCGCCTCATGCGCCGCGCCGCCGATCGCATGGACCCGGTGCTCGCGACGTTTCACGACCAGGTGCTCTTTCTGAAACACAACCTCAACGCCCGCGCCATCGCCTCGCTCGACACCACGCGCAGCACCCTCGAAGCCGACGTCACCCGCCTGATCGCCGACATGGAAGCCTCCATCCGCGAAGCGGAAACGTTCATCCAGTCGCTCAAAGCGCCCTGA
- a CDS encoding MATE family efflux transporter: MSAPDSAAEPTGVFRTILQSFRGEHHDYTAAPLQRAVILLAVPMVLEMVMESLFAVVDIFWVSHLGARAIAAVGLTESVMSLIYALAIGISIAATAIVARRIGEKAPAEAARAAGQIILLALACAGAIGLALAFAAPHILGLMGADAPTTAIGGSFARIMLGGNVTVFLIFVINAIFRGVGDPVLAMRTLWLANGLNLILDPCFIFGWGPFPELGLAGAAVATNCGRALGVLYQLWHLTGTHGRLRLHLAHFRPDAKLLRTILGTARNGIAQLLINTTSWIGLFKILAYFGSSALAGYTIAIRVVIFALMPAWGLANAGATLVGQNLGAQKPDRAEAAVRLAARFNMIFLGATGLLFVLAASFIARLFTTDPDVLRYATRALWIVSLGFPFYAAGMCFEAAFNGAGDTWTPTRLNFFFFWLGQVPLAWILARPLGLGPLGVFIAVPVSFSALALTTWLLFRRGHWKRQKV; the protein is encoded by the coding sequence ATGTCCGCACCTGACTCCGCCGCCGAGCCGACGGGCGTTTTTCGCACCATCCTCCAGTCGTTTCGCGGCGAACACCACGACTACACCGCCGCGCCCCTGCAGCGCGCGGTCATCCTCCTCGCCGTGCCGATGGTCCTCGAGATGGTGATGGAATCACTCTTCGCGGTCGTGGACATCTTCTGGGTCTCCCACCTCGGCGCCCGGGCCATCGCGGCCGTCGGCCTTACCGAATCGGTCATGTCGCTGATCTACGCGCTCGCGATCGGCATCTCCATCGCCGCCACGGCCATCGTCGCGCGCCGCATCGGTGAGAAAGCTCCCGCCGAAGCAGCCCGCGCCGCCGGCCAGATCATCCTTCTCGCCCTCGCCTGCGCCGGCGCCATCGGCCTCGCTCTCGCGTTCGCCGCGCCCCACATCCTCGGCCTGATGGGTGCGGATGCGCCGACGACCGCCATCGGTGGCTCCTTCGCTCGCATCATGCTCGGCGGCAACGTCACTGTCTTCCTGATCTTCGTTATCAACGCCATCTTCCGCGGCGTCGGCGATCCCGTCCTCGCCATGCGCACGCTCTGGCTCGCCAACGGCCTCAACCTGATTCTCGACCCCTGCTTCATCTTCGGCTGGGGCCCGTTTCCCGAACTCGGCCTCGCCGGCGCTGCTGTCGCCACCAACTGCGGCCGCGCCCTCGGCGTCCTCTACCAGCTCTGGCACCTCACCGGCACGCACGGCCGTCTCCGCCTGCACCTCGCGCACTTTCGCCCCGACGCGAAACTCCTCCGCACCATCCTCGGCACCGCCCGCAACGGCATCGCGCAGCTCCTCATCAACACCACCAGTTGGATCGGGCTGTTCAAGATTCTCGCCTACTTCGGCTCGTCCGCCCTGGCCGGCTACACGATCGCCATCCGCGTCGTGATCTTCGCACTCATGCCCGCGTGGGGCCTCGCCAACGCCGGCGCCACCCTCGTCGGCCAGAACCTCGGCGCCCAAAAGCCCGATCGCGCCGAAGCCGCCGTCCGCCTGGCCGCGCGTTTCAACATGATTTTCCTCGGCGCCACGGGCCTCCTCTTCGTTCTGGCCGCCAGTTTTATCGCCCGCCTCTTCACGACCGATCCGGACGTCCTGCGCTACGCCACCCGCGCGCTCTGGATCGTCAGCCTCGGCTTCCCCTTCTACGCCGCCGGCATGTGTTTCGAAGCCGCCTTCAACGGCGCCGGCGACACGTGGACACCCACCCGCCTCAATTTCTTCTTCTTCTGGCTCGGCCAGGTTCCGTTGGCCTGGATTCTCGCCCGGCCCCTCGGCCTCGGCCCGCTCGGCGTCTTCATCGCCGTCCCGGTCTCCTTTTCCGCCCTCGCCCTGACCACTTGGCTGCTCTTCCGCCGCGGCCATTGGAAGCGCCAAAAAGTCTGA
- a CDS encoding DUF4202 domain-containing protein: protein MEAHARARALIDAAHAADPDRSADGRPAELVYADRMEAWVARLQPAASEALRLAARAQHLERWSVPRASFPLGKTGYHAWRRSLYTKQAGRARELLLAAGVSAGEAADVATWVSKTGLASNPGTQALEDAACLVFLENEIGSFAAQHAEYPREKFVEILRKTWRKMSPAAQSAARALDLPPAIAALVRDAAGAA from the coding sequence ATGGAAGCCCACGCCCGCGCCCGCGCCCTCATCGACGCCGCCCACGCCGCCGATCCTGACCGCAGCGCCGACGGCCGCCCCGCCGAGCTCGTTTACGCCGACCGCATGGAAGCCTGGGTCGCGCGCCTCCAGCCCGCTGCGAGCGAAGCCCTCCGCCTCGCCGCTCGCGCCCAGCATCTCGAACGCTGGTCCGTGCCACGCGCGAGTTTCCCTCTCGGCAAAACGGGTTATCACGCCTGGCGCCGCTCGCTCTACACGAAGCAAGCCGGGCGCGCCCGCGAACTCCTCCTCGCCGCCGGCGTCTCCGCCGGCGAAGCCGCCGATGTCGCGACGTGGGTTTCGAAAACCGGTCTCGCCTCCAATCCCGGCACGCAAGCACTGGAAGATGCCGCCTGCCTCGTGTTTCTCGAAAACGAAATCGGCTCCTTCGCCGCGCAACACGCCGAATATCCCCGCGAGAAATTTGTCGAGATCCTGCGCAAGACGTGGCGAAAAATGAGCCCGGCCGCCCAGTCCGCCGCGCGCGCCCTCGATCTTCCGCCCGCCATCGCCGCCCTCGTGCGCGACGCCGCCGGCGCCGCGTGA
- a CDS encoding Gfo/Idh/MocA family protein, with the protein MHFPALRYALVGAGGISSVHLRAIATQPGVTLVGIADPAAPELWRVPAEFAAAPRFHDEQELLRETKPDLVSICTPNVFHHQLTLLALRHGASVMCEKPMATTVAQAEEMEAVRAAAGKLGGINFSYRNVGSFRFARDLVAAGELGRLTRVNVVYLQSFLGARMTLHSWRNDLAIAGFGALGDLGVHMIDAVRFITDLDYRRVVGVAQTQIREKPDATGRLQPVTTDTNAAFLAELSGGVIGTFETTQIAPGYGNYFRVELSGEHGTLAVHSDQPDEIWLRAGATMTAYATWKTDLPLQKVPTDFLARGAPPTPGAIVSALRGESVSYPTFADGVHAQRVLGAIAASMTNGAWQTLPSL; encoded by the coding sequence ATGCACTTCCCCGCTCTTCGCTACGCGCTCGTCGGCGCCGGCGGCATTTCCTCCGTGCATCTGCGCGCGATCGCCACGCAGCCCGGCGTGACCCTCGTCGGCATCGCCGATCCCGCGGCCCCGGAACTCTGGCGCGTGCCCGCCGAATTTGCCGCCGCACCGCGCTTTCACGACGAGCAAGAGCTGCTGCGCGAAACCAAGCCCGATCTCGTTTCGATCTGCACGCCGAACGTTTTCCATCACCAGCTCACGCTGCTTGCGCTGCGGCATGGCGCCAGCGTCATGTGCGAGAAACCGATGGCGACCACCGTCGCGCAAGCCGAGGAAATGGAGGCCGTGCGCGCGGCCGCGGGCAAACTCGGCGGCATCAATTTTTCCTACCGCAACGTCGGCTCGTTCCGTTTCGCGCGCGATCTCGTCGCCGCCGGCGAGCTCGGCCGGCTCACGCGGGTGAACGTCGTTTACCTGCAAAGCTTCCTCGGCGCGCGCATGACGCTGCACTCGTGGCGCAACGATCTCGCGATCGCCGGGTTTGGCGCCCTCGGCGACCTCGGCGTGCACATGATCGATGCCGTGCGCTTCATCACCGACCTCGATTACCGGCGCGTCGTCGGCGTGGCGCAGACCCAGATTCGCGAGAAACCCGACGCGACGGGGCGCCTTCAACCGGTCACCACCGACACCAACGCCGCGTTTCTCGCCGAACTTTCCGGCGGCGTGATCGGCACGTTCGAGACCACGCAGATCGCGCCCGGCTACGGCAATTATTTCCGCGTCGAGCTCTCCGGCGAACACGGCACGCTCGCGGTGCATTCCGACCAGCCCGACGAAATCTGGCTGCGCGCCGGCGCGACGATGACCGCCTACGCCACGTGGAAAACCGATCTTCCGTTGCAGAAAGTGCCCACTGATTTTCTCGCGCGCGGGGCGCCGCCCACGCCTGGCGCGATCGTTTCGGCGCTGCGCGGCGAAAGCGTTTCCTATCCGACGTTCGCCGACGGCGTGCACGCCCAGCGCGTGCTCGGCGCGATCGCCGCGTCGATGACCAACGGCGCCTGGCAAACCCTTCCCTCACTATGA
- a CDS encoding YkgJ family cysteine cluster protein, protein MNPPADCRCCGLCCRSSSDTYVRVSGDDWERLGADAERVAHFIGHRAFMRMGGGHCAALTEERQSDGAIWQVCAIYERRPQVCRDLGRGSPECEAERIRKGGAGVMR, encoded by the coding sequence TTGAACCCTCCCGCCGATTGCCGGTGTTGTGGTCTGTGCTGCCGCTCCTCGAGCGACACGTATGTGCGGGTGTCGGGCGATGACTGGGAGCGGCTCGGCGCCGATGCGGAGCGCGTGGCGCATTTCATCGGGCACCGGGCCTTCATGCGCATGGGCGGGGGACATTGCGCGGCGCTCACGGAGGAGCGTCAGTCCGACGGCGCGATCTGGCAGGTGTGTGCGATTTACGAGCGGCGGCCGCAGGTCTGCCGCGATCTCGGACGCGGCTCGCCGGAATGCGAAGCGGAACGCATCCGCAAAGGCGGCGCGGGCGTGATGCGTTGA
- a CDS encoding carbohydrate ABC transporter permease — protein MKRPPSLARGCVSAALFGYAAWLVFPMIWVAYSSFKNDAAIFRTPFALPEAGAWHTENYVHAWREAHFGDYVWNSVLVTIVSVGLILILGAMAAYALARFHHRAGRAVFWLFLSGLMLPAQLAVVPLFFELRALGLLNSRTGLILVYTANGLPFAIFILAGFFRALPKSLYESAVIDGCNEFSAFVRVLLPLAKPGLVTVAIFQFIGIWKEYFFAFMLNSGAAGEGVRTLPLGLANLSIAAQYRSDFGMLFAGLMLVTVPIIVIYLALQRHIVKGVTAGALKG, from the coding sequence ATGAAACGGCCGCCTTCGCTCGCCCGCGGTTGCGTCAGCGCGGCGCTGTTTGGCTACGCGGCGTGGCTGGTGTTTCCGATGATCTGGGTCGCGTATTCCTCGTTCAAGAACGACGCCGCCATTTTCCGCACGCCCTTTGCGCTGCCGGAGGCCGGCGCGTGGCACACCGAGAATTATGTGCATGCGTGGCGCGAGGCGCATTTCGGCGATTACGTGTGGAACAGCGTGCTCGTCACGATCGTGTCGGTGGGGCTGATTTTGATTCTCGGCGCGATGGCGGCGTATGCGCTGGCGCGGTTTCATCACCGCGCGGGCCGGGCGGTGTTCTGGTTGTTTCTGTCGGGTTTGATGCTGCCGGCGCAACTGGCGGTGGTGCCGTTGTTCTTCGAGTTGCGCGCGCTCGGGCTGTTGAACTCGCGCACGGGCCTGATCCTCGTTTACACGGCCAACGGCCTGCCGTTCGCGATATTCATCCTCGCAGGTTTTTTCCGCGCGCTGCCGAAGTCGCTCTACGAATCGGCGGTGATCGACGGCTGCAACGAGTTCTCGGCGTTTGTCCGCGTGCTGTTGCCGCTGGCGAAACCGGGTCTGGTGACGGTCGCGATTTTCCAGTTCATCGGAATTTGGAAGGAGTATTTTTTCGCGTTCATGCTCAACTCCGGCGCGGCGGGCGAGGGCGTGCGCACGCTGCCGCTCGGGCTCGCGAATCTCTCGATCGCCGCGCAATACCGCTCCGATTTCGGCATGCTGTTCGCCGGTTTGATGCTCGTGACGGTGCCGATCATCGTGATCTACCTCGCGCTGCAACGCCACATCGTGAAAGGCGTGACCGCCGGCGCGCTCAAAGGCTGA
- a CDS encoding O-methyltransferase, whose protein sequence is MSTEQWKAVDDYVTGLLVTEDRGLTAAREASEAAGLPPIAVSPPQGKLLHLLARMSGARRILEIGTLGGYSTIWLARALPADGRVVTLELEAKHAAVARGNFARAGVAERIDVRVGRAAGTLEQLAAEGAEPFDFIFIDADKAGIPEYFKWALKLARPGTAIVVDNVVRKGALADADTTDEGVRGVRRFHTLLAKETRVSATTIQTVGSKGYDGFTLVLVGAL, encoded by the coding sequence ATGAGCACTGAGCAATGGAAGGCCGTGGACGATTACGTGACCGGTTTGCTGGTGACGGAGGACAGAGGCTTAACCGCGGCGCGCGAGGCCAGCGAGGCCGCGGGATTGCCGCCGATCGCGGTGTCGCCGCCGCAAGGGAAGTTGCTGCACCTTCTGGCGCGGATGTCGGGTGCGCGGCGGATCCTGGAAATCGGCACGCTCGGCGGTTACAGCACGATCTGGCTGGCGCGGGCGCTGCCGGCGGACGGGCGCGTGGTCACGTTGGAATTGGAGGCGAAGCACGCGGCGGTGGCGCGAGGGAATTTTGCGCGCGCGGGCGTGGCCGAGCGCATCGACGTGCGAGTGGGGCGGGCGGCCGGGACATTGGAGCAACTGGCGGCGGAAGGGGCGGAGCCGTTCGACTTCATCTTCATCGACGCGGACAAGGCGGGCATCCCGGAATATTTTAAATGGGCGCTCAAGCTGGCGCGGCCCGGCACCGCGATCGTGGTGGATAATGTGGTGCGGAAGGGCGCGCTCGCCGACGCGGACACTACCGACGAAGGCGTGCGCGGGGTCCGGCGGTTTCACACGTTGCTGGCGAAAGAAACGCGGGTGAGTGCGACGACGATTCAGACGGTCGGCAGCAAGGGCTACGACGGGTTTACGCTGGTGCTGGTCGGCGCGCTTTAG
- a CDS encoding DEAD/DEAH box helicase — MCAKFRSPAVRAVRTPEALKTLRAWLAELPEHARARGTVYFNDGRVRSLRAPADHYVEASVQGENRYTTTLFFTRGAWTSSCSCPVGAECKHAAAAALAWLAHVHSGAIDGADPTQLSRDAPPREAPPPPSLSFRQHWSPIIASQLGRALSASEATQLDELAALFDEFTQANGTLYPGALLRHGFDYTPPPGAPLYKPAFAGWWDANTGPADPWALWQYIAYDYERAGREIPEVFRPLTNTAAIGPAVSERLAQNELAAWQRALATEPPATETHPALVDISGLRARIHPSGGLVIEMRSGSSAAWRPPGRAWFETIGTARPVDFERLTPPEAALGLALAAECRAGFEIPGARRPLPAPVAGHLFRTRAARDAIVLPDGRPLLIEPAALALEARVSPGSSDRLDLRLVTPDGRDAARAVLLTVRPTPLYFFDQRVWHGPPPTPESALPKSALGHPKLMSRLRAVGLRLPPELEENVRRTVLLPHLRCWLAASPGDEDAMDFHAQLFARDPHSSLEQQWTRTGWQWTAQGTPPARRPNDPFLEFDLAAAQALTPRLADFQLEWHAWENDWARPTTKAFPEEFIAWHATLPPGVAVETSPGLATLLGPPLRAHIDFSAAPAPESAGRDWFNVTTKLRVQDTQLTPEEIALLLKARGKWVNLPRRGWQRLEVIADESATAALDRLGLDPVDVLHEGRPSVHRVHALQLAAEADALEARDARLAHALRERVHALTSTPTPALPAGLKATLRPYQAEGFHFLCHLSALGLGGVLADDMGLGKTVQTLAWLLHLAAAKTTADAPLRALVVCPKSVVHGWLAETARFAPALHATPLNPNRLGEQLTSAHAQLTVANYTQLRLHAGWFRTQNWDVVVLDEGQFIKNPGSQVASAARALPSRHRLVLTGTPIENRLTDLWSLFAFAQPGLLGTQSAFRRQHDQADSAALSRLHRRVRHFLLRRTKAQAAPDLPPRTEDDLIVELEGGQRRLYDAELKRARAHLLGVETDQALSRVRFNVLSSLLRLRQICCHPGLVDPAHRDLPSAKLDTLVEHLEELRDEGHQVLVFSQFVGMLEIIRDSLDRVGINHLMLTGATEDRGALVETFQTDKTKTVFLLSLKAAGFGLNLTAASYAFLYDPWWNPAAEAQAIDRTHRIGQTQPVVAYRLLAEDTVEQKIRLLQRDKAALASAVVQEESLASVLDLDTLRQVLA, encoded by the coding sequence ATGTGTGCCAAGTTCCGTTCGCCTGCTGTCCGCGCCGTCCGCACTCCCGAGGCGCTGAAGACGCTGCGCGCTTGGCTCGCCGAGTTGCCGGAGCACGCCCGCGCGCGCGGCACCGTGTATTTCAACGACGGCCGCGTCCGCTCCCTCCGCGCCCCCGCCGATCACTACGTCGAAGCCTCCGTCCAGGGCGAAAACCGCTACACGACCACCCTCTTCTTCACCCGCGGCGCGTGGACCTCCTCCTGCTCCTGCCCCGTCGGCGCCGAATGCAAACACGCCGCCGCCGCCGCCCTCGCGTGGCTCGCCCACGTGCACAGCGGCGCGATCGACGGCGCTGATCCCACGCAGCTTTCCCGCGACGCCCCGCCCCGCGAAGCGCCGCCGCCACCCTCGCTCTCGTTTCGCCAACACTGGTCGCCCATCATCGCAAGCCAGCTCGGCCGCGCGCTCAGCGCCTCTGAAGCCACGCAGCTCGACGAACTCGCCGCGCTCTTCGACGAGTTTACTCAAGCCAACGGCACGCTCTACCCCGGCGCACTCCTGCGCCACGGCTTCGACTACACGCCCCCGCCCGGCGCGCCGCTTTATAAACCCGCGTTCGCCGGTTGGTGGGACGCCAACACCGGCCCCGCCGACCCGTGGGCCCTCTGGCAATACATCGCTTACGACTACGAACGCGCCGGCCGCGAAATTCCCGAGGTCTTCCGCCCGCTCACCAACACCGCCGCCATCGGCCCCGCCGTCAGCGAACGCCTCGCGCAAAACGAACTCGCCGCCTGGCAACGCGCCCTCGCCACCGAGCCGCCTGCGACGGAAACGCATCCCGCCCTCGTTGATATCTCCGGTTTGCGCGCGCGCATTCACCCCAGCGGTGGTCTCGTGATTGAAATGCGCAGCGGCAGCAGCGCCGCGTGGCGGCCGCCCGGCCGCGCCTGGTTCGAAACCATCGGCACCGCCCGCCCCGTCGATTTCGAACGCCTCACCCCGCCCGAAGCCGCGCTCGGCCTCGCCCTCGCCGCCGAATGCCGCGCCGGTTTCGAAATTCCTGGCGCCCGCCGCCCGCTGCCTGCTCCCGTCGCCGGCCACCTCTTTCGCACCCGCGCCGCGCGCGACGCCATTGTGCTCCCGGACGGCCGGCCTCTGCTCATCGAACCCGCAGCGCTCGCCCTCGAGGCCCGCGTCTCACCCGGCTCCTCCGACCGCCTCGACCTCCGCCTCGTCACACCCGATGGCCGCGACGCTGCGCGGGCCGTGCTGCTCACGGTGCGCCCGACTCCTCTCTACTTTTTCGATCAACGCGTCTGGCACGGTCCGCCACCCACGCCGGAATCCGCCCTGCCCAAATCCGCCCTCGGCCATCCGAAATTGATGTCCCGCCTCCGCGCCGTCGGCCTGCGGCTGCCGCCCGAACTCGAAGAAAACGTCCGGCGCACCGTCCTGCTTCCACACCTGCGCTGCTGGCTCGCCGCTTCGCCCGGCGACGAGGACGCGATGGATTTTCACGCGCAGCTTTTCGCGCGCGACCCACACTCGTCGCTGGAACAGCAATGGACGCGCACCGGCTGGCAATGGACCGCGCAAGGCACGCCGCCGGCGCGCCGCCCCAACGACCCGTTTCTCGAATTCGATCTCGCCGCCGCCCAGGCGCTCACGCCGCGCCTCGCCGATTTCCAACTCGAATGGCATGCGTGGGAAAACGACTGGGCGCGCCCCACGACGAAGGCGTTTCCCGAGGAGTTCATCGCCTGGCACGCCACATTGCCGCCCGGCGTCGCCGTCGAAACTTCCCCCGGGCTCGCCACCCTGCTCGGGCCGCCGCTGCGCGCACACATTGATTTCTCCGCCGCCCCCGCGCCCGAATCCGCCGGCCGCGACTGGTTCAACGTCACCACCAAACTGCGCGTGCAGGACACGCAGCTCACACCCGAGGAAATCGCGTTGCTCCTCAAAGCCCGCGGCAAATGGGTCAACCTTCCCCGCCGCGGCTGGCAACGCCTCGAGGTCATCGCCGACGAATCCGCGACCGCCGCCCTCGACCGCCTCGGGCTCGATCCGGTCGATGTGCTCCACGAAGGCCGCCCGTCGGTGCATCGCGTGCACGCCTTGCAACTCGCCGCCGAAGCCGACGCGCTTGAAGCCCGCGACGCCCGCCTCGCGCACGCCCTCCGCGAGCGCGTGCACGCCCTCACCAGCACCCCGACGCCCGCCTTGCCCGCGGGCCTGAAGGCCACGCTCCGCCCGTATCAGGCGGAAGGTTTCCATTTCCTCTGCCACCTTTCCGCGCTCGGCCTCGGCGGCGTGCTCGCCGACGACATGGGCTTGGGCAAAACCGTGCAGACGCTCGCGTGGCTGCTCCATCTCGCCGCGGCGAAGACCACCGCCGACGCTCCGTTGCGCGCGCTCGTCGTGTGTCCGAAAAGCGTCGTTCACGGCTGGCTCGCCGAGACCGCCCGCTTCGCCCCCGCGCTCCACGCGACCCCGCTCAACCCCAACCGCCTCGGCGAACAACTCACCTCCGCGCACGCCCAGCTCACCGTCGCCAACTACACGCAACTCCGCCTCCACGCCGGCTGGTTCCGCACGCAAAACTGGGATGTCGTCGTCCTCGACGAAGGCCAGTTCATCAAAAATCCCGGCAGCCAGGTCGCCAGCGCCGCGCGGGCGCTCCCCAGCCGCCACCGCCTCGTCCTCACGGGCACGCCGATCGAAAACCGGCTCACCGATCTCTGGAGTTTGTTCGCGTTTGCGCAGCCCGGCTTGCTCGGCACGCAGTCCGCGTTTCGCCGCCAGCACGATCAAGCCGACTCCGCTGCGCTCTCCCGCCTCCACCGGCGCGTGCGGCATTTTCTCCTCCGCCGCACCAAAGCCCAGGCTGCGCCCGATCTGCCGCCGCGCACCGAGGACGATCTCATCGTCGAACTCGAGGGCGGACAACGCCGCCTCTACGACGCCGAACTCAAACGCGCCCGCGCCCACCTCCTCGGCGTCGAAACCGACCAGGCCCTCTCGCGCGTGCGCTTCAACGTCCTCTCCAGCCTCCTCCGCCTGCGCCAGATTTGCTGCCACCCCGGACTCGTCGATCCGGCGCATCGCGATCTGCCGAGCGCAAAACTCGACACCCTCGTCGAACACCTCGAAGAGCTCCGCGACGAAGGTCACCAGGTCCTCGTGTTCAGCCAGTTCGTCGGCATGCTGGAGATCATCCGCGATTCGCTCGACCGCGTCGGCATCAACCACTTGATGCTCACCGGCGCCACCGAAGATCGCGGCGCGTTGGTCGAGACGTTTCAGACCGACAAAACCAAAACGGTTTTTCTCCTCTCGCTCAAAGCCGCCGGCTTCGGCCTCAACCTCACCGCCGCGAGCTACGCGTTCCTCTACGATCCGTGGTGGAATCCCGCCGCGGAAGCGCAGGCCATCGACCGCACCCACCGCATCGGGCAGACGCAACCCGTCGTCGCCTACCGCCTTCTCGCCGAGGACACCGTGGAGCAAAAGATCCGCCTCCTCCAACGCGACAAAGCCGCCCTCGCCTCTGCGGTCGTCCAGGAAGAGTCGCTCGCAAGCGTTCTCGACCTCGACACGCTCCGCCAAGTCCTCGCCTGA
- a CDS encoding GNAT family N-acetyltransferase, producing the protein MIRPPETFTTARLLARPPRVADAPQAFAVYASDPVATRYLSFPAYQAVTPLEEFFHTRENVWAGSSEGPLPWMLFLRDDPTQLVGSIGVTLNDRAAVFGYAIGRAYWGRGLTAEALTWLVDWALAQPGIFRAWAFCDAENLASARVMEKAGMLREGVLRRWHIAPNISPEPRDCLVYAKVR; encoded by the coding sequence ATGATCCGCCCGCCCGAAACCTTCACGACCGCGCGTTTGCTGGCGCGGCCGCCCCGCGTGGCCGACGCCCCGCAGGCGTTTGCGGTGTATGCGAGCGACCCGGTGGCGACCCGCTACCTGTCGTTCCCGGCCTATCAAGCCGTCACGCCGCTCGAAGAGTTTTTTCACACGCGCGAAAACGTGTGGGCTGGCTCGAGCGAGGGTCCGCTCCCGTGGATGTTGTTCCTGCGCGACGATCCCACGCAGCTCGTCGGCTCCATCGGCGTCACGCTCAACGATCGCGCGGCGGTGTTCGGCTATGCCATTGGCCGGGCGTATTGGGGCCGCGGACTGACCGCGGAAGCGCTCACGTGGCTCGTCGACTGGGCGCTCGCGCAACCGGGGATTTTCCGCGCGTGGGCTTTTTGCGACGCCGAAAATCTCGCGTCCGCGCGCGTGATGGAAAAGGCCGGCATGCTGCGCGAAGGCGTGCTCCGGCGCTGGCACATCGCGCCAAACATCAGCCCGGAACCGCGCGACTGCCTCGTCTACGCGAAAGTGAGATGA